The proteins below are encoded in one region of Micromonospora sp. DSM 45708:
- a CDS encoding ABC transporter permease, with translation MAEHAGAPRAAEVEVVGGALRAYRALLGAQARAQAAYRTSFVVDLVGNLGATVFDVVTVLVIFGVTRELGGFTLRETLVVVGLSSCGFAAADLLVGNVERLPRYVRTGLFDAVLVRPLAALPQLLLMDLPLRKVSRAVFGLAVLGFALASAGIDWTPGRIALAVVAPPAAVVFFASVFVTTATVSFYWVDSGELANSVTYGGRDFTSYPVTVYGGWFRALFAYGMGFAFVSYHPALALLGRADPLGLPAWVGWAAPGVALVAAAVAALAWRVGIRHYRSTGS, from the coding sequence GTGGCTGAGCACGCCGGTGCGCCCCGGGCGGCGGAGGTCGAGGTCGTCGGCGGGGCGCTGCGGGCGTACCGGGCGCTGCTCGGCGCGCAGGCGCGTGCACAGGCGGCCTACCGCACGTCGTTCGTGGTCGACCTGGTCGGCAACCTGGGCGCGACCGTGTTCGACGTGGTCACCGTCCTGGTGATCTTCGGGGTGACGCGTGAGCTGGGCGGCTTCACGCTGCGCGAGACGCTGGTCGTGGTCGGGCTCTCGTCGTGCGGGTTCGCCGCCGCCGACCTGCTGGTCGGCAACGTCGAACGGCTGCCCCGGTACGTGCGCACCGGCCTGTTCGACGCCGTGCTGGTCCGCCCGCTCGCCGCGTTGCCCCAACTGCTGCTGATGGACCTGCCGCTGCGCAAGGTGTCCCGCGCGGTGTTCGGCCTGGCCGTGCTCGGGTTCGCGCTCGCCTCGGCCGGGATCGACTGGACGCCGGGCCGGATCGCGCTGGCCGTGGTCGCCCCGCCGGCCGCGGTGGTCTTCTTCGCCTCGGTCTTCGTCACCACCGCCACGGTGTCGTTCTACTGGGTCGACTCCGGCGAGCTGGCCAACTCGGTCACCTACGGCGGACGCGACTTCACCTCGTACCCGGTCACCGTCTACGGCGGGTGGTTCCGCGCGCTGTTCGCGTACGGGATGGGGTTCGCGTTCGTCAGTTACCACCCGGCGCTGGCGCTGCTCGGCCGCGCCGACCCGCTGGGCCTGCCGGCCTGGGTGGGCTGGGCCGCGCCGGGCGTCGCGCTGGTCGCGGCAGCGGTCGCGGCCCTGGCCTGGCGCGTCGGTATCCGTCACTACCGGAGTACGGGGTCATGA
- a CDS encoding ABC transporter ATP-binding protein, translating into MNVIEMDGLRKEFTVRVRTGTLRREKRTVTAVDGVDLRVERGEMLGYIGPNGAGKSTTLKMLTGVLMPSAGHARVCGLRPVADRTRLALRIGVVFGQRSQLWWDLPLRDSFDLLRHIYRVPAGAHAARLTRCRDLLDLDAFLDTPVRQLSLGQRMRGELTAALLHGPEVLFLDEPTIGLDVVSKQAVRGFLAELGRAGDTTLVLTTHDLADIERLCRRLVVIDHGRVVHDGSIAELHHRYGSRRMVVAELDTALPETPVLPGAPVQRVEADGRRLVFALERASVAEVVAGLAGLATLRDISIVEPDIEEVVTRLYRTPAEID; encoded by the coding sequence ATGAACGTCATCGAGATGGACGGGCTGCGCAAGGAGTTCACGGTCCGGGTCCGGACCGGGACGCTGCGCCGCGAGAAACGGACGGTGACCGCGGTCGACGGCGTCGACCTGCGGGTGGAGCGCGGCGAGATGCTCGGCTACATCGGCCCGAACGGCGCCGGGAAGTCGACCACGCTGAAGATGCTCACCGGTGTGCTCATGCCGTCGGCGGGCCACGCGCGGGTCTGCGGGCTGCGGCCGGTGGCCGACCGGACCCGGCTGGCGCTGCGCATCGGGGTGGTGTTCGGGCAGCGCTCCCAGCTCTGGTGGGACCTGCCGCTGCGGGACTCGTTCGACCTGCTGCGGCACATCTACCGGGTGCCGGCCGGCGCGCACGCCGCGCGGCTGACCCGGTGCCGCGACCTGCTCGACCTGGACGCGTTCCTGGACACCCCGGTCCGGCAGCTCTCCCTGGGGCAGCGGATGCGCGGCGAGCTGACCGCGGCGCTGCTGCACGGCCCGGAGGTGCTCTTCCTGGACGAGCCGACCATCGGGCTGGACGTGGTCAGCAAACAGGCGGTCCGGGGCTTCCTGGCCGAGCTGGGCCGGGCCGGCGACACCACGCTGGTGCTCACCACGCACGACCTGGCCGACATCGAACGGCTCTGCCGGCGGCTCGTGGTCATCGACCACGGCCGGGTGGTGCACGACGGCTCGATCGCGGAGCTGCACCACCGGTACGGCTCACGCCGGATGGTGGTCGCCGAGCTGGACACCGCGCTGCCCGAGACGCCGGTGCTGCCGGGCGCGCCGGTGCAGCGCGTGGAGGCGGACGGGCGGCGGCTGGTCTTCGCGCTGGAACGGGCGAGCGTCGCCGAGGTGGTGGCGGGGCTGGCCGGCCTGGCCACGTTGCGGGACATCTCGATCGTGGAGCCGGACATCGAGGAGGTCGTCACCCGCCTCTACCGCACCCCGGCCGAGATCGACTGA
- a CDS encoding DUF3043 domain-containing protein → MPSLFRRKSADLVEESVTTVTTDEESAAARPRGYTPSKKELGRTTPKRPAAGRRTAAPARPLTKEEAREQRRVARAEASAEFRREGGPRDRGPERLLARNVVDSRRTVGTWFFGGALIVLVGSNQAMPPIVRLVSNLLWGALALGVLIDSVLISRKIRKLVRARFPKSTEKLGSLYFYAIMRSITFRKMRAPAPRVNIGDKV, encoded by the coding sequence GTGCCGTCGCTGTTTCGCCGCAAGTCCGCCGACCTCGTCGAGGAGTCCGTCACCACGGTGACGACCGACGAGGAGTCCGCCGCCGCCCGCCCCCGGGGCTACACGCCCAGCAAGAAGGAGCTCGGGCGGACCACTCCGAAGCGCCCGGCCGCCGGTCGCCGGACCGCCGCGCCGGCCCGCCCGCTGACCAAGGAGGAGGCCCGGGAGCAGCGCCGCGTGGCGCGCGCCGAGGCCAGCGCCGAGTTCCGTCGCGAGGGCGGTCCGCGGGACCGGGGGCCGGAACGGCTGCTGGCCCGCAACGTGGTCGACTCCCGGCGTACGGTCGGCACCTGGTTCTTCGGCGGCGCGCTGATCGTGCTGGTCGGTTCCAACCAGGCCATGCCGCCGATCGTGCGGCTGGTGTCCAACCTGCTCTGGGGCGCGTTGGCCCTGGGCGTGCTGATCGACTCGGTGCTGATCTCCCGGAAGATCAGGAAGCTGGTCCGCGCGCGCTTCCCGAAGAGCACCGAGAAGCTCGGTTCGCTCTACTTCTACGCGATCATGCGGTCGATCACGTTCCGCAAGATGCGCGCGCCCGCCCCCCGGGTCAACATCGGCGACAAGGTCTGA
- the murA gene encoding UDP-N-acetylglucosamine 1-carboxyvinyltransferase, which yields MTDDVLVVHGGTPLEGRIRVRGAKNLVSKAMVAALLGDTPSRLFDVPRIRDVEVVRGLLGLHGVKVTDGTEDGELVFDPSNVESASTDQINVHAGSSRIPILFCGPLLHRLGHAFIPDLGGCHIGPRPIDFHLQALREFGATVDKTPEGLHLSAPNGLHGTKFALPYPSVGATEQVLLTAVMAEGVTELRNAAVEPEIIDLICILQKMGAIIKVHTDRVIEIQGVKKLHGYTHRPIPDRIEAASWAAAALATRGHVEVLGAQQADMMTFLNIFRSVGGEYEVTDTRPPKLGDPGQEGGIRFWHPGGELNAVALETDVHPGFMTDWQQPLVVALTQARGLSIVHETVYEQRLGYTEALNTMGANIQVYRDCLGGTPCRFGRRNFKHSAVIAGPSKLHAADLVIPDLRAGFSHLIAALAAEGTSRVYGVDLINRGYEDFEAKLADLGAHVERP from the coding sequence TTGACCGACGACGTCCTGGTCGTACACGGAGGCACTCCGCTCGAAGGGCGGATCCGCGTGCGCGGCGCGAAGAACCTCGTGTCCAAGGCGATGGTGGCCGCTCTGCTCGGCGACACACCCAGCCGGCTGTTCGACGTGCCCCGGATCCGTGACGTCGAGGTGGTCCGCGGGCTGCTCGGCCTGCACGGGGTGAAGGTGACCGACGGCACCGAGGACGGCGAGCTGGTCTTCGACCCGTCCAACGTCGAGAGCGCCAGCACCGACCAGATCAACGTGCACGCCGGGTCCAGCCGGATCCCGATCCTGTTCTGCGGACCGCTGCTGCACCGGCTCGGCCACGCGTTCATCCCCGACCTGGGCGGCTGCCACATCGGTCCGCGCCCGATCGACTTCCACCTCCAGGCGCTGCGCGAGTTCGGCGCGACGGTCGACAAGACCCCCGAGGGCCTGCACCTGTCGGCGCCCAACGGGCTGCATGGCACCAAGTTCGCGCTGCCGTACCCGAGCGTCGGCGCCACCGAGCAGGTGCTGCTGACCGCGGTGATGGCCGAGGGCGTCACCGAGCTGCGCAACGCCGCCGTCGAGCCCGAGATCATCGACCTGATCTGCATCCTCCAGAAGATGGGCGCGATCATCAAGGTCCACACCGACCGGGTGATCGAGATCCAGGGCGTCAAGAAGCTGCACGGCTACACCCACCGGCCGATCCCCGACCGCATCGAGGCCGCGAGCTGGGCGGCGGCGGCGCTGGCCACCCGCGGTCACGTCGAGGTGCTCGGCGCGCAGCAGGCCGACATGATGACGTTCCTGAACATCTTCCGCTCCGTCGGCGGCGAGTACGAGGTCACCGACACCCGGCCGCCGAAGCTCGGCGACCCGGGCCAGGAGGGCGGCATCCGGTTCTGGCACCCGGGCGGCGAGCTGAACGCGGTGGCGCTGGAGACCGACGTGCACCCCGGCTTCATGACCGACTGGCAGCAGCCGCTGGTGGTCGCGCTCACCCAGGCCCGGGGCCTGTCGATCGTCCACGAGACGGTCTACGAGCAGCGGCTCGGCTACACCGAGGCGCTGAACACGATGGGCGCCAACATCCAGGTCTACCGGGACTGCCTCGGCGGCACGCCGTGCCGCTTCGGCCGGCGCAACTTCAAGCACTCGGCGGTGATCGCCGGCCCGAGCAAGCTGCACGCGGCCGACCTGGTCATCCCGGACCTGCGGGCCGGGTTCAGCCACCTCATCGCGGCGCTGGCCGCCGAGGGCACCTCCCGGGTCTACGGCGTCGACCTGATCAACCGGGGCTACGAGGACTTCGAGGCCAAGCTGGCTGATCTGGGCGCGCACGTCGAGCGTCCCTGA
- the nadA gene encoding quinolinate synthase NadA — MTSTWVEPSNTATALLLLGRGSDPATERGVECPGDLPAPSDPDLVARATAAKAALGTKVFVLGHHYQRDEVIQFADVTGDSFKLAREAAARPDAEYIVFCGVHFMAESADILTSDAQKVILPDLAAGCSMADMAVLSQVEAAWDTLTDLGVAADTVPVTYMNSSADIKGFVGRHGGVVCTSSNAKRALDWAFEQGRKVLFLPDQHLGRNTAVLEMGFSLDDCVLYDPHKPGGGLTAEQLRDAKMILWRGHCSVHGRFTLESVNDVRARVPGVNVLVHPECRHEVVIAADLVGSTEFIIKAVEAAPAGSAWAVGTELNLVRRLALAHPDKQIMFLDRAVCYCSTMNRIDLPHLVWALEELVAGRVVNQITVDPETAGHARAALDQMLALPGA; from the coding sequence GTGACTTCGACCTGGGTTGAGCCCTCCAACACGGCCACTGCGCTGCTGCTCCTCGGCCGCGGCAGCGATCCCGCCACCGAGCGTGGCGTGGAGTGTCCGGGTGACCTCCCCGCGCCGAGCGATCCCGACCTGGTGGCCCGCGCGACCGCCGCGAAGGCCGCGCTCGGCACCAAGGTCTTCGTGCTGGGCCACCACTACCAGCGCGACGAGGTGATCCAGTTCGCCGACGTGACCGGCGACTCGTTCAAGCTGGCCCGGGAGGCGGCGGCCCGCCCGGACGCGGAGTACATCGTCTTCTGCGGCGTGCACTTCATGGCCGAGAGCGCGGACATCCTGACCTCGGACGCGCAGAAGGTGATCCTGCCCGACCTCGCCGCCGGTTGCTCGATGGCCGACATGGCCGTGTTGTCGCAGGTCGAGGCCGCCTGGGACACGCTGACCGACCTGGGCGTGGCGGCGGACACCGTCCCGGTCACGTACATGAACTCGTCGGCCGACATCAAGGGCTTCGTCGGCCGGCACGGCGGCGTGGTCTGCACCTCGTCGAACGCCAAGCGGGCGCTGGACTGGGCGTTCGAGCAGGGCCGCAAGGTGCTGTTCCTGCCCGACCAGCACCTGGGCCGCAACACGGCGGTGCTGGAGATGGGCTTCTCGCTCGACGACTGCGTGCTCTACGACCCGCACAAGCCGGGCGGCGGGCTCACCGCGGAGCAGCTACGCGACGCGAAGATGATCCTGTGGCGCGGGCACTGCTCGGTGCACGGCCGGTTCACGCTGGAGAGCGTGAACGACGTGCGGGCGCGGGTGCCCGGCGTCAACGTCCTGGTGCACCCGGAGTGCCGCCACGAGGTGGTCATCGCCGCCGACCTGGTGGGCTCCACCGAGTTCATCATCAAGGCCGTCGAGGCGGCCCCGGCCGGCTCGGCGTGGGCGGTGGGCACCGAGCTGAACCTGGTACGCCGGCTCGCGCTGGCCCACCCGGACAAGCAGATCATGTTCCTCGACCGGGCGGTCTGCTACTGCTCGACGATGAACCGGATCGACCTGCCGCATCTGGTGTGGGCGTTGGAGGAGTTGGTCGCCGGCCGCGTGGTCAACCAGATCACGGTGGATCCGGAGACCGCCGGTCATGCCCGCGCGGCGCTGGACCAGATGCTGGCGCTGCCGGGCGCCTGA
- a CDS encoding glycerate kinase family protein — translation MWPATLLRMRVLLCPDKFAGTLPAPEVAAAVAEGWRTVAPDDDLLLRPLADGGPGFVAVLAGALRGRRLPVHTVDPLGRPAAGEILLTDDGVAYLESAQACGLHLLSAAERDPKATTSYGLGLLVAAAVEAGARTVVLGLGGSATNDGGAGMLVPLGVTPLDSAGRALPYGGAALAGVAALDGVPRLRGAALVAATDVDNPLLGLHGASSVFGPQKGADRADVLLLDAALERWATVLVEALPGCPPDLGALPGGGAAGGLGAAVLALGGRRESGIGLVTRAVGLDAALDAADLVITGEGSFDHQSLRGKVVAGVAGAARDRGVPCVVLAGRVSTGRREAAAAGVTEAHSLVEHFGGEQRGGVAAAMERPAEGLRALGARLAGQWSR, via the coding sequence ATGTGGCCTGCCACACTGCTGCGCATGCGCGTGCTGCTCTGTCCGGACAAGTTCGCCGGAACCCTGCCGGCCCCGGAGGTGGCCGCCGCGGTGGCCGAGGGCTGGCGGACCGTCGCCCCCGACGACGACCTGCTGCTCCGACCGCTCGCCGACGGGGGGCCCGGGTTCGTCGCGGTGCTCGCCGGGGCGCTGCGCGGGCGGCGGCTGCCGGTGCACACTGTCGACCCGCTCGGCCGGCCCGCCGCCGGTGAGATCCTGCTCACCGACGACGGCGTGGCGTACCTGGAGAGCGCGCAGGCGTGCGGCCTGCACCTGCTGTCCGCCGCCGAACGTGACCCGAAGGCCACCACCTCGTACGGCCTGGGTCTGCTGGTCGCCGCCGCGGTCGAGGCGGGCGCGCGGACCGTGGTGCTCGGGCTGGGCGGTTCCGCCACCAACGACGGCGGCGCCGGGATGCTCGTGCCGCTCGGCGTCACCCCGCTCGACTCCGCCGGCCGGGCGCTGCCGTACGGCGGGGCGGCGCTGGCCGGGGTGGCCGCGCTCGACGGCGTACCCCGGTTGCGGGGCGCGGCGCTGGTCGCCGCCACCGACGTGGACAACCCGCTGCTCGGGCTGCACGGCGCGAGCAGCGTCTTCGGGCCGCAGAAGGGCGCCGACCGGGCGGACGTGCTGCTGCTGGACGCCGCGCTGGAGCGCTGGGCGACCGTGCTGGTCGAGGCGCTGCCCGGGTGCCCGCCCGACCTCGGCGCGCTGCCCGGCGGCGGCGCGGCCGGTGGCCTCGGCGCGGCGGTGCTGGCCCTCGGCGGCCGGCGCGAGTCGGGCATCGGCCTGGTCACCCGCGCGGTCGGCCTGGACGCCGCCCTGGACGCCGCCGACCTGGTGATCACCGGCGAGGGCTCGTTCGACCACCAGTCGCTGCGCGGCAAGGTGGTCGCCGGCGTGGCCGGGGCGGCCCGCGACCGCGGGGTGCCGTGCGTGGTGCTGGCCGGACGGGTGAGCACCGGGCGGCGGGAGGCCGCCGCGGCCGGCGTCACCGAGGCGCACAGCCTGGTCGAGCACTTCGGCGGCGAGCAGCGCGGGGGAGTGGCGGCGGCGATGGAGCGGCCGGCCGAGGGGCTGCGCGCGCTCGGCGCCCGGCTGGCCGGCCAGTGGAGCCGCTGA
- the erpA gene encoding iron-sulfur cluster insertion protein ErpA, whose translation MTTPAQTESTEAKEAPSSVVLTDVAAQKVKALIEQEGRDDLRLRVAVQPGGCSGLRYQLFFDERSLDGDVVTDFGGVEVVVDRMSAPYLTGATIDFADRIDAQGFTIDNPNAGSSCACGDSFS comes from the coding sequence GTGACCACGCCAGCGCAGACCGAGTCGACCGAGGCCAAGGAGGCCCCCAGCAGCGTCGTCCTCACCGACGTCGCGGCGCAGAAGGTCAAGGCCCTGATCGAGCAGGAGGGCCGCGACGACCTGCGGCTCCGGGTCGCCGTGCAGCCGGGCGGCTGCTCCGGCCTGCGGTACCAGCTCTTCTTCGACGAGCGGTCGCTCGACGGTGACGTCGTCACCGACTTCGGTGGTGTCGAGGTCGTCGTCGACCGGATGAGCGCCCCCTACCTGACCGGCGCCACGATCGACTTCGCCGACCGGATCGACGCCCAGGGCTTCACCATCGACAACCCGAACGCCGGCAGCTCCTGCGCCTGCGGCGACTCGTTCAGCTGA
- a CDS encoding carbohydrate kinase family protein codes for MKIAVTGSIATDHLMSFPGRFADQLIADQLDKVSLSFLVDELVLRRGGTAANIAFGMAQLGLRPVLLGAVGADFADYRSWLERHGVDCDSVHVSDVAHTARFVCTTDTDMCQIASFYAGAMSEARNIELAPVAQRLGGLDLVLVSANDPAAMIRHSAECRERGYAFVADPSQQLARMDGADVLGLVDGAEYLMTNEYEKSLLLSKAGLTDEQLLDRVKVRVTTLGKHGVEIAGREVGTVRVPVAREIQAVDPTGVGDGFRAGFFAALDWGVGLERAAQVGCLLATLVLENFGGQEYEVRRDLFVKRLAESYGDSAAEDVRPHLL; via the coding sequence ATGAAGATCGCCGTGACCGGCTCGATCGCGACCGACCACCTGATGAGCTTTCCCGGTCGCTTCGCCGACCAGCTCATCGCGGACCAGCTCGACAAGGTCTCGCTCTCCTTCCTCGTCGACGAGCTGGTGCTCCGGCGCGGCGGCACCGCGGCCAACATCGCGTTCGGCATGGCCCAGCTCGGGCTGCGGCCGGTGCTGCTCGGCGCGGTCGGGGCGGACTTCGCCGACTACCGCTCCTGGCTGGAGCGGCACGGTGTCGACTGCGACTCGGTGCACGTCAGCGACGTGGCACACACGGCCCGCTTCGTCTGCACCACCGACACCGACATGTGCCAGATCGCGTCCTTCTACGCCGGGGCGATGAGCGAGGCCCGCAACATCGAGCTGGCCCCGGTGGCGCAGCGTCTCGGCGGCCTCGACCTGGTTCTGGTCAGCGCCAACGACCCGGCCGCGATGATCCGGCACTCCGCCGAGTGCCGCGAGCGCGGCTACGCCTTCGTCGCCGACCCGTCCCAGCAGCTCGCCCGCATGGACGGCGCGGACGTGCTCGGCCTGGTCGACGGCGCGGAGTACCTGATGACCAACGAGTACGAGAAGTCGCTGCTGCTGAGCAAGGCCGGCCTGACCGACGAGCAGTTGCTGGACCGGGTGAAGGTGCGGGTCACCACGCTGGGCAAGCACGGGGTGGAGATCGCCGGCCGGGAGGTCGGCACCGTCCGGGTGCCGGTCGCGCGGGAGATCCAGGCGGTCGACCCGACCGGCGTCGGCGACGGCTTCCGGGCCGGTTTCTTCGCCGCGCTCGACTGGGGCGTCGGGCTGGAGCGCGCCGCCCAGGTCGGCTGCCTGCTGGCCACCCTGGTGCTGGAGAACTTCGGCGGCCAGGAGTACGAGGTCCGGCGGGACCTGTTCGTGAAGCGGCTCGCCGAGTCGTACGGGGACTCGGCCGCCGAGGACGTCCGGCCGCACCTGCTGTGA
- a CDS encoding AAA family ATPase produces MSGATGPAGGVGPEAVRPGSGGPVLVAFAGLPGVGKSTLAVRVGAALRAPVLPVDPVERALGRYGLVGDVPGMAAYGAVAGLAEVQLGLGLSVVVDAVNPVASARGLWHDLAERAGVPLRVIEVHCGDEAEHRRRVETRPPGEQATVTWEQTLLRRAGYEPLIGPRLVVDTAVATDPLPGILAYLT; encoded by the coding sequence GTGAGCGGGGCGACCGGCCCGGCCGGCGGGGTGGGCCCGGAGGCGGTCCGCCCCGGCTCGGGCGGGCCGGTGCTGGTCGCCTTCGCCGGGCTGCCCGGCGTGGGCAAGAGCACGCTCGCCGTCCGGGTCGGCGCCGCGCTGCGCGCCCCGGTCCTCCCGGTCGACCCGGTCGAACGGGCCCTGGGCCGCTACGGACTGGTCGGCGACGTGCCCGGGATGGCCGCGTACGGCGCGGTCGCCGGGCTCGCCGAGGTGCAGCTCGGCCTCGGGTTGAGCGTGGTGGTCGACGCGGTGAACCCGGTCGCTTCCGCCCGCGGTCTCTGGCACGACCTGGCCGAACGGGCCGGCGTGCCGCTGCGGGTGATCGAGGTGCACTGCGGTGACGAGGCGGAGCACCGGCGTCGGGTCGAGACCCGGCCGCCCGGCGAGCAGGCGACCGTGACCTGGGAGCAGACGCTGCTACGCCGCGCCGGGTACGAGCCGCTGATCGGCCCCCGCCTGGTGGTCGACACCGCCGTGGCGACCGACCCCCTCCCCGGCATCCTCGCCTACCTGACCTGA
- a CDS encoding sulfurtransferase TusA family protein, with protein sequence MGAGSEPVEVLDCRGQRCPLPVINLARRLPDLPTGAVVRVLADDPAAAVDIPAFCRMRGHEFLAAHPDRGPAYDIRRAP encoded by the coding sequence GTGGGCGCGGGGAGCGAGCCGGTCGAGGTGCTCGACTGCCGGGGCCAGCGCTGCCCGCTCCCGGTGATCAACCTGGCCCGCCGGCTGCCCGACCTGCCGACCGGGGCCGTGGTCCGGGTGCTGGCCGACGACCCGGCCGCGGCCGTGGACATCCCGGCCTTCTGCCGGATGCGCGGCCACGAGTTCCTCGCCGCCCACCCGGACCGGGGCCCCGCCTACGACATCCGCCGCGCCCCCTGA
- a CDS encoding cysteine desulfurase family protein, with protein MSASPVYLDAASAVPLHPVARQALLAALDDGWADPARLYAPARRARQLLDAAREAAAQTLGVRADELSFTPSGTAAAHAAVLGGLAGRRRAGTTLAHSAIEHSAVLHAAQRHTAGGGDAVSVPVDRLGRLDLDAWAAAVTAPGVALAALIGASHEVGTVQPVPAAAEVCAEAGVPLYVDAAQLVGRAPLPAGWSVLTASAHKWGGPPGVGLLVVRKGTRWESPYPADERESGRTPGVVNLPAVVAAAASLRAAVADAAAEAARLAPLVDRIRARVAAEVPDVEVVGDPVDRLPHLVTFSCLYVDGEALLHALDRRGFAVSSGSSCTASTLRPSHVLEAMGVLSHGNVRVSLHRETTEADVERFLTELPGIVADLRAEAGVTGL; from the coding sequence ATGAGCGCCTCCCCGGTCTACCTGGACGCCGCCTCCGCCGTCCCGCTCCATCCGGTCGCGCGGCAGGCGCTGCTGGCCGCCCTGGACGACGGCTGGGCCGACCCGGCCCGGCTCTACGCGCCGGCCCGCCGGGCCCGCCAACTCCTCGACGCCGCCCGGGAGGCCGCCGCGCAGACGCTCGGCGTCCGCGCCGACGAACTCTCCTTCACCCCCAGCGGTACGGCCGCCGCGCACGCCGCCGTGCTGGGCGGACTGGCCGGGCGGCGGCGGGCCGGCACGACGCTGGCGCACTCGGCGATCGAACACTCGGCGGTGCTGCACGCGGCGCAACGGCACACCGCCGGTGGGGGCGACGCGGTCTCCGTACCCGTGGACCGGCTCGGCCGGCTCGACCTGGACGCCTGGGCGGCGGCGGTGACCGCCCCCGGTGTGGCGCTGGCCGCGCTGATCGGGGCCAGCCACGAGGTGGGCACCGTGCAGCCGGTGCCGGCGGCGGCCGAGGTGTGCGCCGAGGCGGGCGTCCCGCTGTACGTGGACGCGGCCCAACTGGTCGGCCGGGCGCCGCTGCCGGCGGGTTGGTCGGTGCTGACCGCCAGCGCGCACAAGTGGGGCGGGCCGCCCGGCGTCGGCCTGCTGGTGGTGCGCAAGGGCACCCGGTGGGAGTCGCCGTACCCGGCCGACGAACGGGAGTCGGGGCGTACCCCGGGGGTGGTGAACCTGCCGGCGGTGGTGGCCGCGGCGGCGAGCCTGCGCGCGGCGGTGGCCGACGCGGCGGCCGAGGCGGCCCGGCTGGCGCCGCTGGTGGACCGGATCCGGGCCCGGGTGGCGGCGGAGGTGCCGGACGTGGAGGTGGTCGGCGACCCGGTGGACCGGCTCCCCCACCTGGTGACGTTCTCCTGCCTGTACGTGGACGGCGAGGCGCTGCTGCACGCGCTGGACCGGCGCGGCTTCGCGGTCTCCTCCGGTTCGTCCTGCACCGCGTCGACGCTGCGCCCGTCGCACGTGCTGGAGGCGATGGGGGTGCTGTCGCACGGCAACGTGCGGGTGTCGCTGCACCGGGAGACCACCGAGGCGGACGTGGAGCGGTTCCTCACCGAACTGCCCGGCATCGTCGCCGACCTGCGCGCCGAGGCGGGGGTGACCGGCCTGTGA
- the ctaC gene encoding aa3-type cytochrome oxidase subunit II, giving the protein MVARSSEVRPSAVRHSASPGAGGRRRRGAGRLAGLGLGGAALLVALTGCDVGKTFGGFGWPQGGITPESHRMYDLWIASCIAALAVGVFVWGLIFWCVVRYRKRGNELPVQTRYNLPMEFLYTIAPILVVSVLFYYTAVVQTDVNKETKNPDVTVEVVAFKWNWQFNYRDGQGREANTVASTLGTSEVIPVLVLPSGRSIRFEEQSRDVIHSFWVPELLFKRDVMPGNVRNTFEVSSIDQEGAFVGRCAELCGSYHAFMNFELRVVSPAKFDQFLAAKKAGNSTQDALKAIGEPEYATETKPFDTRRNTANFNPSDASAGAGS; this is encoded by the coding sequence GTGGTCGCAAGGAGTTCGGAGGTACGGCCGTCGGCCGTACGGCACAGCGCTTCCCCGGGGGCCGGTGGGCGTCGGCGGCGTGGTGCTGGTCGACTCGCCGGGCTCGGTCTCGGCGGAGCGGCGCTGCTGGTTGCGCTCACCGGCTGTGACGTCGGCAAGACGTTCGGCGGCTTCGGCTGGCCCCAGGGTGGCATCACGCCCGAGTCGCACCGGATGTACGACCTGTGGATCGCGTCCTGCATCGCGGCGCTGGCGGTCGGCGTGTTCGTCTGGGGCCTGATCTTCTGGTGCGTGGTCCGTTACCGCAAGCGCGGCAACGAGCTGCCGGTGCAGACCCGCTACAACCTGCCGATGGAGTTCCTTTACACCATCGCGCCGATCCTCGTGGTCTCCGTGCTCTTCTACTACACGGCGGTCGTGCAGACCGACGTGAACAAGGAGACGAAGAACCCCGACGTCACCGTCGAGGTCGTCGCGTTCAAGTGGAACTGGCAGTTCAACTACCGTGACGGTCAGGGCCGGGAGGCCAACACGGTCGCCTCGACGCTGGGCACCAGCGAGGTCATCCCGGTGCTGGTGCTGCCGAGCGGCCGGTCGATCCGGTTCGAGGAGCAGAGCCGCGACGTCATCCACTCGTTCTGGGTGCCGGAGCTGCTGTTCAAGCGCGACGTCATGCCGGGCAACGTCCGCAACACGTTCGAGGTCTCCAGCATCGACCAGGAGGGCGCGTTCGTCGGCCGCTGCGCCGAGCTGTGCGGCAGCTACCACGCGTTCATGAACTTCGAGCTGCGGGTCGTCTCGCCGGCGAAGTTCGACCAGTTCCTGGCCGCCAAGAAGGCCGGCAACTCGACCCAGGACGCGCTCAAGGCGATCGGTGAGCCCGAGTACGCCACCGAGACCAAGCCGTTCGACACGCGGCGCAACACCGCCAACTTCAACCCGTCCGACGCGTCGGCCGGCGCGGGAAGCTGA